The Vidua chalybeata isolate OUT-0048 chromosome 6, bVidCha1 merged haplotype, whole genome shotgun sequence genome has a segment encoding these proteins:
- the PITPNM1 gene encoding membrane-associated phosphatidylinositol transfer protein 1 isoform X1, with protein MLIKEYHILLPMSLEEYQVAQLYMIQKKSREESSGEGSGVEILANRPYSDGPGGSGQYTHKIYHVGSHIPSWFRALLPKAALQVEEESWNAYPYTRTRYTCPFVEKFSIEIETYYRPDAGQQTNIFNLSAAEKRQRILDTIDIVRDPISPGEYKPEEDPKLYHSSKTGRGPLGDDWLEAAATSGPLMCAYKLCKVEFRYWGMQSKIEQFIHDVGLRKVMLRAHRQAWCWQDEWTDLTMEDIRQLEEETARMLAQKMAKCAEGEEPPAAGVSPGGQPEPDGPGGQEEAELQAGTDSPSDDTFAKQWSTSSRSSYSSQHGGGVSPQSLSEWRMQNIARDSENSSEEEFFDAHEDLSDSDEVFAKEMTKWSSNDFLDTLERPAELDEALGDGASTAKGDGEGLGTSSFPEGGTAESTEQMCRIHALFLILHSGNILDQGAGEPGSKQADVQTLAATFDAVTRVHFPEALGHVALRLVPCPPICAAAYALVSKLSPYSHDRDSLSSSQDHIPLAALPLLATSSGIYQQAVGTVITRANQAYAAFLHSGEGTGFCGQVVLLGDCVGGILGFDALCQSRAGSGGSRSSSRRGSLSTEPISPEQCGGLDPLSDGTEGALVLGQASPEPPGTQGDSQQHSSTCSLQSSEAPLEAEAPRSSAVALDGAEGASTRLEFKVSGFFLFGSPLGLVLALRKTVMPTLDVAQLRPACEQIYNLFHAADPCASRLEPLLAKAFHAVPPLSVPRYQKYPLGDGTSSLLAEALQTHSALFLPKVDVAAPPTPTGSFGGFWKGNEPTEPPTPASTSEVVKTLPVVLERWWGSKRIDYSLYCPDALTAFPTITLPHLFHASYWESSDVVAFILRQVMEKEGPQPAESEESSIYSPAIPREKWQRKRTQVKIRNVTANHRACDVIVCEGKAQVLSGRFMYGPLDVVTLTGEKVDIYIMTQPLSGKWLYYGTEVTSGSGRVTFTIPPDKALAIGIYPVRMVVRGDHSYADAYLTVVARGTESVVFSIDGSFTASVSIMGSDPKVRAGAVDVVRHWQDSGYMIIYVTGRPDMQKHRVVAWLSQHNFPHGAVSFCDGLTHDPLRQKAAFLQSLRSEAEISIVAGYGSTKDVSVYSSLGLAPAHIYIVGRAVKKFHNQCQFLSEGYVAHLAQLEAAALAHSPKGPPRPVLGKGTYGCPTPVDFLRKQSQLLRSRGSSQAERDGGPPSAPPGFSRTKPRSISLKLEGEE; from the exons atgcTGATCAAGGAGTACCACATCCTGCTGCCCATGAGCCTGGAGGAGTACCAGGTGGCCCAGCTGTACATGATCCAG AAGAAGAGCCGGGAGGAGTCGAGTGGTGAGGGCAGTGGCGTGGAGATCCTGGCCAACCGACCCTACAGCGATGGCCCCGGGGGCAGCGGCCAGTACACCCACAAGATCTACCATGTTGGCTCCCACATCCCCAGCTGGTTCCGGGCGCTGCTCCCCAAAGCCGCGCTGCAGGTGGAGGAGGAGTCCTGGAATGCTTATCCCTACACACGCaccag GTACACATGTCCTTTCGTGGAGAAGTTTTCCATTGAGATCGAAACGTACTACCGCCCGGATGCGGGGCAGCAGACCAACATCTTCAACCTGAGCGCAGCGGAGAAGAGGCAGAGGATTTTGG ACACCATTGACATTGTGCGTGATCCCATCTCCCCTGGGGAATACAAGCCCGAGGAGGATCCCAAACTCTACCACTCATCCAAGACAGGCCGGGGGCCGCTGGGGGATGactggctggaggcagcagcaaccAGCGGGCCCCTCATGTGCGCCTACAAGCTCTGCAAGGTGGAGTTCCGATACTGGGGGATGCAGTCCAAGATCGAGCAGTTTATCCATGACGTGG GTTTGAGGAAGGTGATGCTGCGCGCCCACCGCCAAGCCTGGTGCTGGCAGGATGAGTGGACGGACCTGACGATGGAGGATATCcggcagctggaggaggagacgGCGCGAATGCTGGCACAGAAGATGGCCAAGTGTGCCGAGGGCGAGGAGCCACCTGCGGCTGGGGTCAGCCCCGGGGGGCAGCCGGAGCCAGATGGTCCTGGCGGTCAGGaggaggctgagctgcaggcGGGGACCGATAGCCCCTCGGATGATACCTTTGCCAAGCAATGGTCCACCTCTTCCCGGTCTTCCTACTCTTCCCAGCATGGAG GGGGCGTGTCTCCTCAGAGTCTGTCAGAGTGGCGGATGCAGAACATTGCCCGGGACTCGGAGAACAGCTCAGAAGAGGAATTTTTCGATGCTCACG agGATCTGTCTGACAGCGATGAGGTCTTTGCCAAGGAGATGACCAAGTGGAGCTCCAATGACTTCTTGGACACGCTTGAGCGGCCAGCAGAGCTGGACGAGGCACTGG GGGACGGAGCCAGCACCGCCAAGGGGGATGGTGAAGGATTGGGAACATCCAGCTTCCCTGAG GgtggcacagcagagagcacGGAGCAGATGTGCCGGATCCACGCgctcttcctcatcctccacAGTGGGAACATCCTGGATCAGGGAGCGGGCGAGCCAGGCTCCAAGCAGGCGGATGTGCAGACACTGGCGGCCACCTTTGATGCTGTCACCCGAGTCCACTTTCCTGAGGCACTGGGACATGTAGCCCTGCGCCTGGTGCCCTGCCCACCCATCTGTGCTGCAGCCTACGCCCTTGTCTCCAA GCTCAGCCCCTACAGCCATGACAGGGACAGCCTGTCCAGCAGCCAGGACCACATCCCGCTGGCAGCGCTCCCACTGCTGGCCACCTCCTCTGGCATCTACCAGCAGGCCGTGGGCACTGTCATCACCCGTGCCAACCAGGCCTACGCAGCCTTCCTGCACTCTGGAGAGGGCACTGGCTTCTGCGGCCAG gtggtgctgctgggggactGTGTGGGTGGCATCCTGGGATTCGATGCCCTGTGCCAGAGCCGGGCAGGCTCAGGGGGCAGCCGGAGCAGCAGCCGCCGTGGCAGCCTG agcacagagcccaTCTCCCCAGAGCAGTGTGGCGGCCTGGACCCGCTGTCTGATGGGACAGAGGGAGCGCTAGTATTGGGCCaggccagccctgagcccccagggacacagggggacagccagcagcacagctccacgTGCAG cctgcagagcagtgaggcCCCACTGGAGGCAGAGGCACCCCGGAGCAGTGCCGTGGCGCTGGATGGGGCAGAGGGTGCCAGCACCCGCCTCGAATTTAAGGTATCCGGCTTCTTCCTCTTCGGTTCCCCACTGGGGCTGGTGCTCGCGCTGCGCAAGACCGTCATGCCTACTCTGGATG tggcCCAGCTGCGTCCGGCCTGTGAGCAGATCTACAACCTCTTCCACGCTGCCGATCCCTGCGCCTCCCGCCTGGAGCCCCTCCTGGCCAAGGCCTTCCATGCTGTGCCCCCGCTCAGCGTGCCCCGATACCAGAAGTACCCCTTGGGTGATGGCACCTCGTCCCTGTTGG CGGAGGCCCTGCAGACACACTCTGCCCTCTTCCTGCCCAAAGTGGATGTGGctgctccccccacccccactgGCAGCTTTGGGGGCTTCTGGAAGGGCAACGAGCCAACAGAGCCCCCCACTCCTGCCAGCACCAGTGAGGTTGTCAAGA CTCTCCCTGTAGTCCTGGAGCGCTGGTGGGGCTCGAAGCGCATTGACTACTCTCTGTACTGCCCCGATGCCCTGACTGCTTTCCCCACCATCACCCTGCCCCACCTCTTCCATGCCAGCTACTGGGAATCCTCTGATGTAGTGGCCTTCATTCTGCGCCAG GTGATGGAGAAAGAGGGGCCACAGCCTGCGGAGAGCGAGGAGAGCTCCATCTACAGCCCTGCCATCCCTCGGGAGAAGTGGCAGCGCAAGCGCACCCAAGTGAAGATCCGG AACGTGACGGCCAACCACCGTGCCTGCGATGTCATTGTGTGTGAGGGCAAAGCACAGGTCCTCAGCGGGCGCTTCATGTACGGACCCCTGGATGTGGTGACACTGACTGGGGAGAAG GTGGACATCTACATCATGACACAGCCACTGTCAGGGAAGTGGCTGTACTATGGCACCGAAGTGACGAGTGGCAGCGGGCGCGTGACCTTCACCATCCCTCCAGACAAGGCTCTGGCCATCGGGATCTACCCTGTGCGCATGGTGGTCAG AGGGGACCACAGCTATGCCGATGCGTACCTGACCGTGGTGGCCCGTGGTACCGAGTCCGTTGTGTTCAGCATTGACGGCTCCTTCACTGCCAGCGTCTCCATCATGGGCAGTGACCCCAAAGTGCGGGCGGGGGCTGTGGACGTTGTAAG GCACTGGCAGGACTCGGGGTACATGATCATCTACGTGACGGGGCGCCCCGACATGCAGAAGCACCGTGTGGTGGCCTGGCTGTCCCAGCACAACTTCCCCCACGGCGCCGTCTCCTTCTGTGACGGGCTCACCCACGACCCGCTGCGCCAGAAAGCCgccttcctgcagagcctgCGCAGCGAG gcagagatCTCCATAGTCGCTGGCTACGGCTCCACCAAGGATGTCTCTGTCTACAGCTCACTGGGACTCGCGCCAGCACACATCTACATTGTGGGACGGGCCGTCAAGAAGTTCCACAACCAATGCCAG TTCCTCTCTGAGGGTTATGTTGCCCACCTGGCCCAGTTGGAAGCCGCAGCCCTGGCTCACTCCCCCAAGGGCCCCCCACGACCCGTGCTGGGCAAAGGCACCTATGGCTGCCCGACGCCTGTTGACTTCCTGCGGaagcagagccagctcctgcgcTCCCGGGGCTCCAGCCAGGCAGAGCGGGATGGGGGGCCCCCCTCAGCACCCCCTGGCTTTTCCCGGACCAAGCCCCGTAGCATCAGCCTCAAGCTGGAGGGTGAGGAGTGA
- the PITPNM1 gene encoding membrane-associated phosphatidylinositol transfer protein 1 isoform X4 — translation MLIKEYHILLPMSLEEYQVAQLYMIQKKSREESSGEGSGVEILANRPYSDGPGGSGQYTHKIYHVGSHIPSWFRALLPKAALQVEEESWNAYPYTRTRYTCPFVEKFSIEIETYYRPDAGQQTNIFNLSAAEKRQRILDTIDIVRDPISPGEYKPEEDPKLYHSSKTGRGPLGDDWLEAAATSGPLMCAYKLCKVEFRYWGMQSKIEQFIHDVGLRKVMLRAHRQAWCWQDEWTDLTMEDIRQLEEETARMLAQKMAKCAEGEEPPAAGVSPGGQPEPDGPGGQEEAELQAGTDSPSDDTFAKQWSTSSRSSYSSQHGGGVSPQSLSEWRMQNIARDSENSSEEEFFDAHEDLSDSDEVFAKEMTKWSSNDFLDTLERPAELDEALGDGASTAKGDGEGLGTSSFPEGGTAESTEQMCRIHALFLILHSGNILDQGAGEPGSKQADVQTLAATFDAVTRVHFPEALGHVALRLVPCPPICAAAYALVSKLSPYSHDRDSLSSSQDHIPLAALPLLATSSGIYQQAVGTVITRANQAYAAFLHSGEGTGFCGQVVLLGDCVGGILGFDALCQSRAGSGGSRSSSRRGSLSTEPISPEQCGGLDPLSDGTEGALVLGQASPEPPGTQGDSQQHSSTCSLQSSEAPLEAEAPRSSAVALDGAEGASTRLEFKVSGFFLFGSPLGLVLALRKTVMPTLDVAQLRPACEQIYNLFHAADPCASRLEPLLAKAFHAVPPLSVPRYQKYPLGDGTSSLLAEALQTHSALFLPKVDVAAPPTPTGSFGGFWKGNEPTEPPTPASTSEVVKTLPVVLERWWGSKRIDYSLYCPDALTAFPTITLPHLFHASYWESSDVVAFILRQVMEKEGPQPAESEESSIYSPAIPREKWQRKRTQVKIRNVTANHRACDVIVCEGKAQVLSGRFMYGPLDVVTLTGEKVDIYIMTQPLSGKWLYYGTEVTSGSGRVTFTIPPDKALAIGIYPVRMVVRGDHSYADAYLTVVARGTESVVFSIDGSFTASVSIMGSDPKVRAGAVDVVRLLAATHVPS, via the exons atgcTGATCAAGGAGTACCACATCCTGCTGCCCATGAGCCTGGAGGAGTACCAGGTGGCCCAGCTGTACATGATCCAG AAGAAGAGCCGGGAGGAGTCGAGTGGTGAGGGCAGTGGCGTGGAGATCCTGGCCAACCGACCCTACAGCGATGGCCCCGGGGGCAGCGGCCAGTACACCCACAAGATCTACCATGTTGGCTCCCACATCCCCAGCTGGTTCCGGGCGCTGCTCCCCAAAGCCGCGCTGCAGGTGGAGGAGGAGTCCTGGAATGCTTATCCCTACACACGCaccag GTACACATGTCCTTTCGTGGAGAAGTTTTCCATTGAGATCGAAACGTACTACCGCCCGGATGCGGGGCAGCAGACCAACATCTTCAACCTGAGCGCAGCGGAGAAGAGGCAGAGGATTTTGG ACACCATTGACATTGTGCGTGATCCCATCTCCCCTGGGGAATACAAGCCCGAGGAGGATCCCAAACTCTACCACTCATCCAAGACAGGCCGGGGGCCGCTGGGGGATGactggctggaggcagcagcaaccAGCGGGCCCCTCATGTGCGCCTACAAGCTCTGCAAGGTGGAGTTCCGATACTGGGGGATGCAGTCCAAGATCGAGCAGTTTATCCATGACGTGG GTTTGAGGAAGGTGATGCTGCGCGCCCACCGCCAAGCCTGGTGCTGGCAGGATGAGTGGACGGACCTGACGATGGAGGATATCcggcagctggaggaggagacgGCGCGAATGCTGGCACAGAAGATGGCCAAGTGTGCCGAGGGCGAGGAGCCACCTGCGGCTGGGGTCAGCCCCGGGGGGCAGCCGGAGCCAGATGGTCCTGGCGGTCAGGaggaggctgagctgcaggcGGGGACCGATAGCCCCTCGGATGATACCTTTGCCAAGCAATGGTCCACCTCTTCCCGGTCTTCCTACTCTTCCCAGCATGGAG GGGGCGTGTCTCCTCAGAGTCTGTCAGAGTGGCGGATGCAGAACATTGCCCGGGACTCGGAGAACAGCTCAGAAGAGGAATTTTTCGATGCTCACG agGATCTGTCTGACAGCGATGAGGTCTTTGCCAAGGAGATGACCAAGTGGAGCTCCAATGACTTCTTGGACACGCTTGAGCGGCCAGCAGAGCTGGACGAGGCACTGG GGGACGGAGCCAGCACCGCCAAGGGGGATGGTGAAGGATTGGGAACATCCAGCTTCCCTGAG GgtggcacagcagagagcacGGAGCAGATGTGCCGGATCCACGCgctcttcctcatcctccacAGTGGGAACATCCTGGATCAGGGAGCGGGCGAGCCAGGCTCCAAGCAGGCGGATGTGCAGACACTGGCGGCCACCTTTGATGCTGTCACCCGAGTCCACTTTCCTGAGGCACTGGGACATGTAGCCCTGCGCCTGGTGCCCTGCCCACCCATCTGTGCTGCAGCCTACGCCCTTGTCTCCAA GCTCAGCCCCTACAGCCATGACAGGGACAGCCTGTCCAGCAGCCAGGACCACATCCCGCTGGCAGCGCTCCCACTGCTGGCCACCTCCTCTGGCATCTACCAGCAGGCCGTGGGCACTGTCATCACCCGTGCCAACCAGGCCTACGCAGCCTTCCTGCACTCTGGAGAGGGCACTGGCTTCTGCGGCCAG gtggtgctgctgggggactGTGTGGGTGGCATCCTGGGATTCGATGCCCTGTGCCAGAGCCGGGCAGGCTCAGGGGGCAGCCGGAGCAGCAGCCGCCGTGGCAGCCTG agcacagagcccaTCTCCCCAGAGCAGTGTGGCGGCCTGGACCCGCTGTCTGATGGGACAGAGGGAGCGCTAGTATTGGGCCaggccagccctgagcccccagggacacagggggacagccagcagcacagctccacgTGCAG cctgcagagcagtgaggcCCCACTGGAGGCAGAGGCACCCCGGAGCAGTGCCGTGGCGCTGGATGGGGCAGAGGGTGCCAGCACCCGCCTCGAATTTAAGGTATCCGGCTTCTTCCTCTTCGGTTCCCCACTGGGGCTGGTGCTCGCGCTGCGCAAGACCGTCATGCCTACTCTGGATG tggcCCAGCTGCGTCCGGCCTGTGAGCAGATCTACAACCTCTTCCACGCTGCCGATCCCTGCGCCTCCCGCCTGGAGCCCCTCCTGGCCAAGGCCTTCCATGCTGTGCCCCCGCTCAGCGTGCCCCGATACCAGAAGTACCCCTTGGGTGATGGCACCTCGTCCCTGTTGG CGGAGGCCCTGCAGACACACTCTGCCCTCTTCCTGCCCAAAGTGGATGTGGctgctccccccacccccactgGCAGCTTTGGGGGCTTCTGGAAGGGCAACGAGCCAACAGAGCCCCCCACTCCTGCCAGCACCAGTGAGGTTGTCAAGA CTCTCCCTGTAGTCCTGGAGCGCTGGTGGGGCTCGAAGCGCATTGACTACTCTCTGTACTGCCCCGATGCCCTGACTGCTTTCCCCACCATCACCCTGCCCCACCTCTTCCATGCCAGCTACTGGGAATCCTCTGATGTAGTGGCCTTCATTCTGCGCCAG GTGATGGAGAAAGAGGGGCCACAGCCTGCGGAGAGCGAGGAGAGCTCCATCTACAGCCCTGCCATCCCTCGGGAGAAGTGGCAGCGCAAGCGCACCCAAGTGAAGATCCGG AACGTGACGGCCAACCACCGTGCCTGCGATGTCATTGTGTGTGAGGGCAAAGCACAGGTCCTCAGCGGGCGCTTCATGTACGGACCCCTGGATGTGGTGACACTGACTGGGGAGAAG GTGGACATCTACATCATGACACAGCCACTGTCAGGGAAGTGGCTGTACTATGGCACCGAAGTGACGAGTGGCAGCGGGCGCGTGACCTTCACCATCCCTCCAGACAAGGCTCTGGCCATCGGGATCTACCCTGTGCGCATGGTGGTCAG AGGGGACCACAGCTATGCCGATGCGTACCTGACCGTGGTGGCCCGTGGTACCGAGTCCGTTGTGTTCAGCATTGACGGCTCCTTCACTGCCAGCGTCTCCATCATGGGCAGTGACCCCAAAGTGCGGGCGGGGGCTGTGGACGTTGTAAG GCTCCTGGCAGCCACCCATGTCCCCTCCTAG
- the PITPNM1 gene encoding membrane-associated phosphatidylinositol transfer protein 1 isoform X3: MLIKEYHILLPMSLEEYQVAQLYMIQKKSREESSGEGSGVEILANRPYSDGPGGSGQYTHKIYHVGSHIPSWFRALLPKAALQVEEESWNAYPYTRTRYTCPFVEKFSIEIETYYRPDAGQQTNIFNLSAAEKRQRILDTIDIVRDPISPGEYKPEEDPKLYHSSKTGRGPLGDDWLEAAATSGPLMCAYKLCKVEFRYWGMQSKIEQFIHDVGLRKVMLRAHRQAWCWQDEWTDLTMEDIRQLEEETARMLAQKMAKCAEGEEPPAAGVSPGGQPEPDGPGGQEEAELQAGTDSPSDDTFAKQWSTSSRSSYSSQHGGGVSPQSLSEWRMQNIARDSENSSEEEFFDAHEDLSDSDEVFAKEMTKWSSNDFLDTLERPAELDEALGDGASTAKGDGEGLGTSSFPEGGTAESTEQMCRIHALFLILHSGNILDQGAGEPGSKQADVQTLAATFDAVTRVHFPEALGHVALRLVPCPPICAAAYALVSKLSPYSHDRDSLSSSQDHIPLAALPLLATSSGIYQQAVGTVITRANQAYAAFLHSGEGTGFCGQVVLLGDCVGGILGFDALCQSRAGSGGSRSSSRRGSLSTEPISPEQCGGLDPLSDGTEGALVLGQASPEPPGTQGDSQQHSSTCSLQSSEAPLEAEAPRSSAVALDGAEGASTRLEFKVSGFFLFGSPLGLVLALRKTVMPTLDVAQLRPACEQIYNLFHAADPCASRLEPLLAKAFHAVPPLSVPRYQKYPLGDGTSSLLAEALQTHSALFLPKVDVAAPPTPTGSFGGFWKGNEPTEPPTPASTSEVVKILERWWGSKRIDYSLYCPDALTAFPTITLPHLFHASYWESSDVVAFILRQVMEKEGPQPAESEESSIYSPAIPREKWQRKRTQVKIRNVTANHRACDVIVCEGKAQVLSGRFMYGPLDVVTLTGEKVDIYIMTQPLSGKWLYYGTEVTSGSGRVTFTIPPDKALAIGIYPVRMVVRGDHSYADAYLTVVARGTESVVFSIDGSFTASVSIMGSDPKVRAGAVDVVRHWQDSGYMIIYVTGRPDMQKHRVVAWLSQHNFPHGAVSFCDGLTHDPLRQKAAFLQSLRSEAEISIVAGYGSTKDVSVYSSLGLAPAHIYIVGRAVKKFHNQCQFLSEGYVAHLAQLEAAALAHSPKGPPRPVLGKGTYGCPTPVDFLRKQSQLLRSRGSSQAERDGGPPSAPPGFSRTKPRSISLKLEGEE, translated from the exons atgcTGATCAAGGAGTACCACATCCTGCTGCCCATGAGCCTGGAGGAGTACCAGGTGGCCCAGCTGTACATGATCCAG AAGAAGAGCCGGGAGGAGTCGAGTGGTGAGGGCAGTGGCGTGGAGATCCTGGCCAACCGACCCTACAGCGATGGCCCCGGGGGCAGCGGCCAGTACACCCACAAGATCTACCATGTTGGCTCCCACATCCCCAGCTGGTTCCGGGCGCTGCTCCCCAAAGCCGCGCTGCAGGTGGAGGAGGAGTCCTGGAATGCTTATCCCTACACACGCaccag GTACACATGTCCTTTCGTGGAGAAGTTTTCCATTGAGATCGAAACGTACTACCGCCCGGATGCGGGGCAGCAGACCAACATCTTCAACCTGAGCGCAGCGGAGAAGAGGCAGAGGATTTTGG ACACCATTGACATTGTGCGTGATCCCATCTCCCCTGGGGAATACAAGCCCGAGGAGGATCCCAAACTCTACCACTCATCCAAGACAGGCCGGGGGCCGCTGGGGGATGactggctggaggcagcagcaaccAGCGGGCCCCTCATGTGCGCCTACAAGCTCTGCAAGGTGGAGTTCCGATACTGGGGGATGCAGTCCAAGATCGAGCAGTTTATCCATGACGTGG GTTTGAGGAAGGTGATGCTGCGCGCCCACCGCCAAGCCTGGTGCTGGCAGGATGAGTGGACGGACCTGACGATGGAGGATATCcggcagctggaggaggagacgGCGCGAATGCTGGCACAGAAGATGGCCAAGTGTGCCGAGGGCGAGGAGCCACCTGCGGCTGGGGTCAGCCCCGGGGGGCAGCCGGAGCCAGATGGTCCTGGCGGTCAGGaggaggctgagctgcaggcGGGGACCGATAGCCCCTCGGATGATACCTTTGCCAAGCAATGGTCCACCTCTTCCCGGTCTTCCTACTCTTCCCAGCATGGAG GGGGCGTGTCTCCTCAGAGTCTGTCAGAGTGGCGGATGCAGAACATTGCCCGGGACTCGGAGAACAGCTCAGAAGAGGAATTTTTCGATGCTCACG agGATCTGTCTGACAGCGATGAGGTCTTTGCCAAGGAGATGACCAAGTGGAGCTCCAATGACTTCTTGGACACGCTTGAGCGGCCAGCAGAGCTGGACGAGGCACTGG GGGACGGAGCCAGCACCGCCAAGGGGGATGGTGAAGGATTGGGAACATCCAGCTTCCCTGAG GgtggcacagcagagagcacGGAGCAGATGTGCCGGATCCACGCgctcttcctcatcctccacAGTGGGAACATCCTGGATCAGGGAGCGGGCGAGCCAGGCTCCAAGCAGGCGGATGTGCAGACACTGGCGGCCACCTTTGATGCTGTCACCCGAGTCCACTTTCCTGAGGCACTGGGACATGTAGCCCTGCGCCTGGTGCCCTGCCCACCCATCTGTGCTGCAGCCTACGCCCTTGTCTCCAA GCTCAGCCCCTACAGCCATGACAGGGACAGCCTGTCCAGCAGCCAGGACCACATCCCGCTGGCAGCGCTCCCACTGCTGGCCACCTCCTCTGGCATCTACCAGCAGGCCGTGGGCACTGTCATCACCCGTGCCAACCAGGCCTACGCAGCCTTCCTGCACTCTGGAGAGGGCACTGGCTTCTGCGGCCAG gtggtgctgctgggggactGTGTGGGTGGCATCCTGGGATTCGATGCCCTGTGCCAGAGCCGGGCAGGCTCAGGGGGCAGCCGGAGCAGCAGCCGCCGTGGCAGCCTG agcacagagcccaTCTCCCCAGAGCAGTGTGGCGGCCTGGACCCGCTGTCTGATGGGACAGAGGGAGCGCTAGTATTGGGCCaggccagccctgagcccccagggacacagggggacagccagcagcacagctccacgTGCAG cctgcagagcagtgaggcCCCACTGGAGGCAGAGGCACCCCGGAGCAGTGCCGTGGCGCTGGATGGGGCAGAGGGTGCCAGCACCCGCCTCGAATTTAAGGTATCCGGCTTCTTCCTCTTCGGTTCCCCACTGGGGCTGGTGCTCGCGCTGCGCAAGACCGTCATGCCTACTCTGGATG tggcCCAGCTGCGTCCGGCCTGTGAGCAGATCTACAACCTCTTCCACGCTGCCGATCCCTGCGCCTCCCGCCTGGAGCCCCTCCTGGCCAAGGCCTTCCATGCTGTGCCCCCGCTCAGCGTGCCCCGATACCAGAAGTACCCCTTGGGTGATGGCACCTCGTCCCTGTTGG CGGAGGCCCTGCAGACACACTCTGCCCTCTTCCTGCCCAAAGTGGATGTGGctgctccccccacccccactgGCAGCTTTGGGGGCTTCTGGAAGGGCAACGAGCCAACAGAGCCCCCCACTCCTGCCAGCACCAGTGAGGTTGTCAAGA TCCTGGAGCGCTGGTGGGGCTCGAAGCGCATTGACTACTCTCTGTACTGCCCCGATGCCCTGACTGCTTTCCCCACCATCACCCTGCCCCACCTCTTCCATGCCAGCTACTGGGAATCCTCTGATGTAGTGGCCTTCATTCTGCGCCAG GTGATGGAGAAAGAGGGGCCACAGCCTGCGGAGAGCGAGGAGAGCTCCATCTACAGCCCTGCCATCCCTCGGGAGAAGTGGCAGCGCAAGCGCACCCAAGTGAAGATCCGG AACGTGACGGCCAACCACCGTGCCTGCGATGTCATTGTGTGTGAGGGCAAAGCACAGGTCCTCAGCGGGCGCTTCATGTACGGACCCCTGGATGTGGTGACACTGACTGGGGAGAAG GTGGACATCTACATCATGACACAGCCACTGTCAGGGAAGTGGCTGTACTATGGCACCGAAGTGACGAGTGGCAGCGGGCGCGTGACCTTCACCATCCCTCCAGACAAGGCTCTGGCCATCGGGATCTACCCTGTGCGCATGGTGGTCAG AGGGGACCACAGCTATGCCGATGCGTACCTGACCGTGGTGGCCCGTGGTACCGAGTCCGTTGTGTTCAGCATTGACGGCTCCTTCACTGCCAGCGTCTCCATCATGGGCAGTGACCCCAAAGTGCGGGCGGGGGCTGTGGACGTTGTAAG GCACTGGCAGGACTCGGGGTACATGATCATCTACGTGACGGGGCGCCCCGACATGCAGAAGCACCGTGTGGTGGCCTGGCTGTCCCAGCACAACTTCCCCCACGGCGCCGTCTCCTTCTGTGACGGGCTCACCCACGACCCGCTGCGCCAGAAAGCCgccttcctgcagagcctgCGCAGCGAG gcagagatCTCCATAGTCGCTGGCTACGGCTCCACCAAGGATGTCTCTGTCTACAGCTCACTGGGACTCGCGCCAGCACACATCTACATTGTGGGACGGGCCGTCAAGAAGTTCCACAACCAATGCCAG TTCCTCTCTGAGGGTTATGTTGCCCACCTGGCCCAGTTGGAAGCCGCAGCCCTGGCTCACTCCCCCAAGGGCCCCCCACGACCCGTGCTGGGCAAAGGCACCTATGGCTGCCCGACGCCTGTTGACTTCCTGCGGaagcagagccagctcctgcgcTCCCGGGGCTCCAGCCAGGCAGAGCGGGATGGGGGGCCCCCCTCAGCACCCCCTGGCTTTTCCCGGACCAAGCCCCGTAGCATCAGCCTCAAGCTGGAGGGTGAGGAGTGA